One region of Termitidicoccus mucosus genomic DNA includes:
- a CDS encoding glycoside hydrolase family 2 protein: MHHTPSISTLLLTLLAFVSAAPAVRAAEISLDGEGWFLAMDTQRRGESMGWHEPPADWNRAKPLTAQGWDAASAPHCWTVDARFGEYTGVMWYRRSFVPPQPAPGETAWRLTLGAVGERCRVWINGRDLGEHDSVGVPVVIDATSAGILPGKQNLVAVAVDNSWDMTTIPGARTGSRPNDQLYPWLNYGGLLGSIRLESLPAAHVARQKLDAVPSGDNAASLKVTVWPGPGGFGEDAALAVEIIDPAAPAKPVAVATLPSPARGAKSVAATLALAGVKKWSLDDRRLYESRVTLRSAGGVAHTHTATFGIRDIRVAGARFLLNGEPVYLAGANRARGHPKLGGISTPELVAGDLQLMQDAGLRFARLQHHPVNRHVLDWADRNGMLVIVEYPIWGLMAPDLENPAKRQRFRAGMEALMRESWNHPSVVGWSIGNEYESWEPGGVAWTKDMIAFVKGLDSTRPVTFAALGRALRILKENKKPEAQSLHYVDFICANIYFKPEQVPGFLDRVQEYWPDKPVFITEFGLRADRVKDEQERLDHFDKMFALVRERPWICGFSFWSFNDYPSRYPGTGDDGYRRWGLVDENRQPRALYQHVAAEMKKSDWPKPAKR, translated from the coding sequence ATGCACCACACACCCAGTATCTCCACCCTCCTCCTCACCCTCCTTGCGTTCGTCTCCGCGGCTCCCGCCGTCCGCGCCGCCGAAATCTCCCTCGACGGCGAAGGCTGGTTCCTGGCCATGGACACGCAGCGGCGCGGCGAGTCCATGGGCTGGCATGAGCCCCCCGCTGACTGGAATCGCGCCAAGCCTCTGACCGCGCAAGGCTGGGATGCCGCCTCCGCGCCGCATTGCTGGACGGTTGACGCCCGCTTCGGCGAATACACCGGCGTCATGTGGTATCGCCGCTCCTTCGTCCCTCCGCAACCCGCCCCCGGCGAAACCGCCTGGCGCCTCACGCTCGGCGCGGTCGGCGAGCGCTGCCGCGTCTGGATCAACGGCCGCGACCTCGGCGAGCACGACAGTGTCGGCGTCCCCGTCGTCATCGACGCCACCTCCGCCGGAATCCTGCCGGGCAAACAAAACCTCGTCGCCGTCGCCGTGGACAATTCCTGGGACATGACCACCATCCCCGGCGCGCGCACCGGCTCCCGCCCCAACGACCAGTTGTATCCGTGGCTCAACTACGGCGGGCTTCTGGGTTCCATCCGGCTCGAATCGCTGCCCGCCGCGCATGTCGCCCGGCAGAAGCTCGATGCCGTCCCGTCCGGCGACAACGCCGCGAGCCTGAAGGTCACCGTATGGCCCGGCCCCGGCGGCTTCGGCGAGGACGCCGCGCTCGCCGTCGAAATCATCGACCCCGCCGCCCCGGCGAAGCCCGTCGCCGTCGCCACCCTGCCCTCTCCCGCACGCGGCGCAAAGAGCGTCGCCGCCACGCTCGCGCTTGCCGGCGTGAAAAAATGGAGCCTCGACGACCGCCGGCTTTACGAAAGCCGCGTCACGCTCCGCTCCGCCGGTGGCGTCGCGCACACGCACACCGCCACGTTTGGCATTCGCGACATCCGCGTCGCCGGGGCGCGTTTTCTCCTCAACGGCGAACCTGTTTATCTCGCCGGCGCCAACCGCGCACGCGGCCATCCGAAGCTCGGCGGCATCAGCACCCCGGAGCTTGTCGCCGGCGACCTCCAGCTCATGCAGGATGCCGGCCTGCGCTTCGCGCGCCTCCAGCATCATCCCGTCAACCGGCACGTCCTCGACTGGGCCGACCGCAACGGCATGCTCGTCATCGTCGAGTATCCCATCTGGGGCCTGATGGCACCCGACCTCGAAAACCCCGCCAAACGCCAGCGTTTCCGCGCCGGCATGGAGGCGCTCATGCGCGAGTCATGGAATCATCCCTCGGTCGTCGGCTGGAGCATCGGCAACGAATACGAGTCGTGGGAACCCGGCGGCGTGGCCTGGACCAAGGACATGATCGCATTCGTGAAGGGACTTGATTCCACCCGTCCCGTGACCTTCGCCGCGCTCGGACGCGCCCTGCGCATCCTCAAGGAAAACAAGAAGCCCGAGGCGCAAAGCCTGCACTACGTCGATTTCATCTGCGCCAACATTTATTTCAAACCCGAGCAAGTGCCCGGCTTTCTCGACCGCGTGCAGGAATACTGGCCGGACAAGCCCGTGTTCATCACCGAATTCGGCCTGCGCGCCGATCGCGTGAAGGACGAACAGGAGCGCCTCGACCACTTCGACAAAATGTTCGCCCTCGTCCGCGAACGTCCGTGGATCTGCGGCTTTTCGTTCTGGTCGTTCAACGATTATCCCAGCCGCTATCCCGGCACCGGCGACGACGGCTACCGCCGCTGGGGCCTCGTGGACGAAAACCGCCAGCCGCGAGCCCTCTATCAACACGTCGCCGCCGAGATGAAAAAAAGCGACTGGCCGAAGCCGGCCAAACGTTAA
- a CDS encoding YhcH/YjgK/YiaL family protein: MAIFGSIDTVRAQTAATGTFKTAFAYIDECSRPGTAARKLLDSLEAGKSDRVELSGGVFAMPQVYMSKSPRTAGFYESHRKYIDVQAVIVGEEVIEVADVADLKVKEDRTPASDVLIYEQYDNGAAVRLHAGEAAVLWPVDGHMPCIAVQGSALIRKVVVKVPVE; the protein is encoded by the coding sequence ATGGCTATCTTTGGCTCCATCGACACGGTGCGCGCGCAAACCGCCGCCACCGGCACCTTCAAGACAGCGTTCGCCTATATCGACGAATGCTCGCGTCCCGGCACCGCCGCGCGCAAATTGCTCGACTCGCTCGAGGCGGGGAAGAGCGATCGCGTGGAGTTGAGCGGCGGTGTTTTTGCGATGCCGCAGGTGTACATGTCCAAAAGCCCGCGCACGGCGGGGTTTTATGAGTCGCACAGGAAATACATCGACGTGCAGGCCGTCATCGTGGGTGAGGAGGTCATTGAGGTGGCCGACGTGGCCGACTTGAAGGTCAAGGAAGACCGCACGCCGGCGTCGGACGTGCTCATTTATGAACAATATGACAACGGCGCGGCCGTGCGCCTGCACGCGGGCGAGGCGGCGGTGCTGTGGCCGGTCGACGGGCACATGCCGTGCATCGCGGTGCAAGGTTCCGCCCTCATCCGCAAGGTCGTGGTGAAAGTGCCGGTGGAATGA
- a CDS encoding glycoside hydrolase family 16 protein, with protein sequence MHYPDSAIIGSILALGLSFSASAPADTPLPSSAPLNEPFALVFADEFNGDRLDETVWVSQAYETAVKNDTARGPGNLEVRGGELLLHVRKESREIRGRATKWTSGYVYTREPVGTNVYVEARFKSGQCPGVNNAFWLAAVSEPGEAGLRDRYEIDIVEARKDMRVPDAPGALNGYGHLAWHDWKTMAYAKNAAGGRDHIAQGSTVPHTFGDYHIWGLWLGEDEQIFYLDGREVWRGSRHPRYKDQWRTGTGKFKQWFPDREKEAYGRFGQDDWNYLGGYAGDKLNIIFANLPWGDKWTPLGDEADGTFMAVDYVRVYKPTRLVTKTPAQLARLAPDTGGGFLPLPAHAAKTIPLATPVPLDSGQPAYFSLVLRKSAGAAPRLTWLDADGNPVASAGIDAAGHLIAALGDSTPASTQTAWPAREQKAPLVRDDADHLLVVRLTPARDGGPPAISLCAFPLDRSLPKDEPFFHANITATGDTSLNNHWHLNQKHPLPEHARATSVRVENASDTGSIQAAAFRAGPGFPSVLP encoded by the coding sequence ATGCATTACCCGGACTCCGCCATCATCGGTTCGATTCTCGCCCTCGGCCTTTCGTTTTCCGCATCCGCCCCGGCGGATACGCCGCTCCCCTCATCCGCTCCATTAAACGAGCCCTTCGCCCTCGTCTTTGCCGACGAGTTTAATGGCGACCGCCTCGACGAAACCGTGTGGGTTTCCCAAGCCTACGAGACCGCCGTGAAAAACGACACCGCGCGCGGCCCCGGCAATCTCGAAGTCCGCGGCGGCGAATTGCTTCTTCATGTGCGCAAGGAGTCGCGCGAAATCCGCGGCCGCGCGACCAAGTGGACCTCCGGCTATGTTTACACCCGCGAGCCCGTCGGCACGAATGTGTATGTCGAGGCCCGCTTCAAATCCGGCCAGTGTCCCGGCGTCAACAACGCCTTCTGGCTCGCGGCCGTTTCCGAGCCCGGCGAGGCCGGCCTGCGCGACCGCTACGAGATCGACATCGTGGAGGCGCGCAAGGACATGCGCGTGCCCGACGCCCCCGGCGCGCTCAACGGTTACGGGCACCTCGCCTGGCATGACTGGAAAACCATGGCCTACGCCAAAAACGCCGCGGGCGGCCGCGACCACATCGCGCAAGGCTCGACCGTCCCGCACACCTTCGGCGACTATCACATCTGGGGCCTTTGGCTGGGCGAGGACGAACAGATTTTCTACCTGGACGGACGCGAAGTCTGGCGCGGCAGCCGGCACCCGCGCTACAAGGACCAGTGGCGCACCGGCACCGGCAAATTCAAGCAATGGTTCCCCGACCGTGAAAAGGAAGCCTACGGCCGCTTCGGCCAGGATGATTGGAATTACCTCGGCGGATACGCCGGCGACAAACTCAACATCATTTTCGCCAATCTCCCTTGGGGCGACAAATGGACGCCGCTCGGCGACGAGGCCGACGGCACCTTCATGGCGGTCGATTACGTGCGCGTCTATAAACCCACGCGCCTCGTCACCAAGACACCCGCGCAACTGGCCCGGCTCGCGCCGGACACAGGCGGCGGCTTTCTCCCGCTTCCTGCGCACGCCGCCAAAACCATTCCGCTCGCCACCCCCGTCCCGCTCGACTCCGGCCAACCCGCCTACTTCAGCCTTGTCCTGCGCAAATCCGCCGGGGCCGCCCCGCGCCTGACCTGGCTCGACGCCGACGGAAACCCGGTCGCGTCCGCCGGCATCGACGCCGCCGGCCACCTCATCGCCGCGCTCGGCGACAGCACGCCCGCGAGCACGCAAACCGCGTGGCCCGCGCGCGAACAGAAGGCGCCGCTTGTCCGCGATGACGCCGACCATCTCCTCGTCGTGAGGCTCACGCCCGCCCGCGACGGCGGTCCTCCGGCCATCAGCCTCTGCGCCTTTCCGCTCGACCGTTCGCTCCCGAAAGACGAGCCCTTCTTTCATGCCAATATCACCGCCACCGGCGACACCAGCCTGAACAACCACTGGCACCTCAATCAAAAGCACCCGCTCCCTGAGCATGCGCGCGCGACCAGCGTCCGCGTCGAAAACGCCTCCGACACCGGAAGCATCCAAGCCGCCGCCTTCCGCGCCGGCCCCGGCTTCCCGAGCGTACTGCCGTAG
- a CDS encoding immunoglobulin domain-containing protein — translation MKNHRQFHPAHIIPALIGSPFIAALLAFLILPPAAHAASVTKVAAGTYHSLFVTNDGALWAVGNNTAGQFGNGTTSIYIIRTPVQAMTSNVKAVAANNFSTLFMTNDGKLWSTGANGNGQLGDGTFGTLNKRSTPFEVASNVVAIAAGKYHSLYVTGDGQLWGMGTCGSGQLAGNTGGIWGIGTPVLVAPNVKTAGADANCTVAAGTNFSLYIANDGKLWAMGLNDHGQLGDHSTTNRHTPVNVASNVVAVAAGGAHSLYVTVDGKLWTMGLNDHGQLGDGTTTDRDAPVHVATTGNVIAIAAGDNHSLFVTDDGKLWTMGLNDHGQLGDGTTTDRDTPVHVATTGNVIAIAAGDNHSLFVTDDGKLRVMGYNHDGQLGDGTTTDRSTPMSVTDAPAIATQPENRSINAGQNTTFAVVIGGVPEPAFQWQASANNGETWTDITNNAPYSNATTATLRITGATTALDGTQYRCVATNLVGSATSAAATLTVNTAPVFTTQPADATIIAGQTATFVAAASGNPAPTSYEWQVRFNSVVWFTLSNDTNYNGVSTGTLIVTDPTGALNGKQYRCVATNSVGSTASATVTLTVNIVQQPPGNLAPLVAQQVVAAGKSVTFTASASGSPAPAFQWQVSTNNGTTWSNITNGGAYSGATAASLTITGATAAMDGYRYRYVASNGVGSPATSGAATLKVAATAFSAPAALVFDTSRNLYVADAGAHAIHKITPQFSSTLFAGTLNQSGTANATGPDARFNTPSALALTAAGDLLVADKGNAAIRKITPAGEVITLAAGFNQPSGIALDSAGKAYVADTAAHTIHTVTPSGAVTLYAGSPGQSGTLVGGLGLDHARFNAPTRIHIYNTNELFIADTGNHTIRTEAANGDILHYAGAPGVSGTTDGPAPAARLNRPQGMTSDNAGHIYFADTDNHTIRILSNDGEVLTLAGTPGVAGLRDGSGTNALFNRPQDITLDNGALYVADTDNAVIRKITITGTEFASAQVTTLLITTGTTSGTSGGNGNTGGNGGGGNNGGGGNSGGGGGGGAPMLPGLALLAVLLALRARRK, via the coding sequence ATGAAAAACCACCGCCAATTCCATCCGGCACACATAATTCCCGCCTTGATAGGCTCGCCTTTCATCGCCGCGCTTCTCGCGTTTCTTATTCTCCCGCCCGCTGCTCATGCCGCTTCTGTTACTAAAGTGGCTGCCGGTACCTATCACAGCCTGTTTGTGACCAACGATGGCGCGCTCTGGGCGGTGGGTAATAACACCGCCGGCCAGTTTGGCAACGGCACCACCAGCATTTATATTATAAGAACGCCCGTGCAAGCGATGACTTCCAATGTCAAAGCCGTGGCCGCCAATAATTTTTCCACCCTGTTTATGACCAATGACGGCAAGCTCTGGTCCACGGGAGCCAACGGCAATGGGCAGTTGGGAGATGGCACCTTTGGCACCCTCAATAAACGAAGCACGCCCTTTGAAGTGGCTTCCAACGTCGTCGCGATAGCCGCTGGCAAATACCACAGTTTGTATGTGACTGGCGATGGCCAACTCTGGGGGATGGGGACGTGTGGCTCCGGCCAGTTGGCAGGCAACACCGGCGGCATTTGGGGCATCGGCACTCCCGTGCTAGTGGCTCCCAATGTCAAAACAGCGGGGGCCGATGCCAATTGCACAGTGGCAGCAGGCACCAATTTCAGTCTGTATATTGCCAACGACGGCAAGCTCTGGGCGATGGGACTTAACGATCACGGTCAATTGGGCGATCACTCCACCACGAACCGGCACACGCCCGTGAATGTGGCCAGTAATGTCGTCGCGGTGGCAGCCGGCGGAGCTCACAGTCTGTATGTGACTGTCGATGGCAAACTCTGGACAATGGGGCTCAACGACCACGGGCAGTTGGGCGACGGCACCACCACGGACCGAGATGCACCCGTGCATGTAGCCACCACCGGCAACGTCATCGCGATAGCCGCCGGTGACAATCACAGCCTGTTTGTGACCGATGACGGCAAACTCTGGACAATGGGGCTCAACGACCACGGGCAGTTGGGTGACGGCACCACCACGGACCGAGACACGCCCGTGCATGTGGCCACCACCGGCAATGTCATCGCGATAGCCGCCGGCGACAATCACAGTCTGTTTGTGACCGATGACGGCAAACTCCGGGTCATGGGGTATAACCACGACGGACAACTGGGCGACGGCACCACCACGGACCGAAGCACGCCCATGTCGGTCACGGACGCCCCCGCCATTGCCACGCAACCCGAGAACCGGTCCATCAACGCCGGACAGAATACAACCTTCGCCGTTGTTATCGGCGGCGTGCCCGAGCCAGCATTCCAGTGGCAGGCCTCGGCCAACAATGGCGAGACTTGGACCGACATCACCAACAACGCGCCCTACAGCAATGCCACCACCGCCACGCTCAGAATCACCGGGGCCACCACCGCATTGGACGGCACTCAATACCGCTGCGTGGCCACCAATCTGGTCGGCTCCGCCACCAGCGCCGCCGCCACGCTCACCGTCAATACCGCCCCCGTCTTCACCACACAACCCGCCGACGCGACCATCATCGCCGGCCAGACCGCCACCTTTGTTGCTGCCGCCAGCGGCAACCCCGCGCCAACTTCCTACGAGTGGCAAGTCCGCTTCAACAGTGTCGTATGGTTCACACTTTCCAATGACACCAACTACAACGGCGTGTCCACAGGCACGCTCATTGTCACCGATCCGACAGGCGCGCTGAACGGCAAACAATACCGCTGCGTCGCCACCAATTCCGTCGGCTCCACCGCCAGCGCCACCGTCACGCTCACCGTCAACATCGTGCAGCAGCCGCCCGGCAACCTCGCTCCGCTCGTGGCGCAACAAGTCGTGGCCGCCGGCAAGTCCGTCACATTCACCGCCTCCGCCAGCGGCTCGCCCGCACCGGCATTCCAGTGGCAGGTCTCGACCAACAACGGCACGACTTGGAGCAACATCACCAACGGCGGCGCTTACAGCGGCGCAACCGCCGCCAGCCTCACCATCACCGGCGCGACCGCCGCGATGGACGGCTACCGCTACCGCTATGTCGCCAGCAACGGCGTCGGCTCGCCCGCGACCAGCGGCGCCGCCACGCTCAAAGTCGCCGCGACTGCGTTTTCCGCCCCGGCCGCGCTCGTGTTTGACACCTCCCGCAACCTCTACGTGGCCGATGCAGGCGCGCACGCCATCCACAAAATCACGCCTCAATTCTCCTCCACGCTCTTCGCCGGCACGTTGAACCAAAGCGGCACCGCCAATGCCACCGGCCCCGACGCGCGCTTCAACACGCCGTCCGCGCTCGCGCTCACCGCAGCCGGCGACCTGCTCGTGGCCGACAAAGGCAACGCCGCCATCCGCAAAATCACCCCCGCGGGTGAGGTGATCACGCTTGCCGCCGGCTTCAACCAGCCATCCGGCATCGCGCTCGACTCCGCCGGCAAAGCCTACGTCGCCGACACCGCCGCGCACACCATCCACACCGTCACGCCCTCCGGCGCCGTCACTCTCTACGCCGGATCTCCCGGCCAAAGCGGAACGCTCGTCGGCGGCCTCGGGCTTGACCACGCGCGCTTCAACGCCCCGACGCGTATCCACATTTATAATACAAACGAGCTTTTCATCGCCGACACCGGCAACCACACCATCCGGACCGAGGCCGCGAACGGCGATATTTTGCACTACGCCGGCGCGCCCGGCGTCAGCGGCACGACTGACGGCCCCGCGCCCGCCGCTCGCCTCAACCGCCCGCAAGGCATGACCAGCGACAACGCCGGCCACATTTATTTCGCGGACACCGACAATCACACCATCCGCATCCTGAGCAACGACGGCGAAGTCCTCACGCTGGCCGGCACACCCGGCGTCGCCGGCCTGCGCGACGGCTCAGGCACGAATGCGCTTTTTAACCGTCCGCAAGACATCACCCTCGACAACGGCGCTCTCTACGTGGCCGATACCGACAACGCCGTCATCCGCAAAATCACCATCACCGGCACGGAGTTTGCCAGCGCGCAAGTGACGACGCTGCTCATCACCACCGGCACGACTTCCGGCACCAGCGGCGGAAACGGCAATACTGGTGGCAACGGCGGCGGAGGTAACAACGGCGGAGGTGGAAACAGCGGCGGGGGAGGCGGTGGCGGCGCGCCCATGCTGCCCGGCCTCGCGCTGCTGGCCGTGCTGCTCGCTCTGCGCGCGCGCCGGAAGTAA
- a CDS encoding DUF1553 domain-containing protein, translating into MNNGKNAARASRRFLYTLFIIHFLLSFDVIAEGALNVTPAKITAAPGEEIALKFNHAGAAKSAPGTHSSDTSVATIDSAGRVRAVSPGRALLSLRAGDEFVTIPVLVRRELPAGVVFPATDDSHPIDAAVNKNLRALGLVPSALCTDEEFLRRACIDLMGAPPPPDKAREFLADTSPAKRAALVDWIFTRPEYADYWAMKWGDVLRVKSEFPSNLWPNAVQSYHAWLRSAVAANMPYDRMTRALLLTSGSNFRDPPANFYRAMQKRSPENIASLAAVAFMGARLEFDAAPKYSYAAWTRGQSLGLASFFNTVKYKRTGEWKEEIVLFAPNWIQYKAPGTGEVVTPAFPDGQAVEQTARKNPLKLFADWLTAPENPWYARHAANRHWAALFGRGITSPVDDVRPSNPPSNPELLDLLAARLVETNYDLRDLLRFIVTSQTYQRSSLRNEWNRSDTQNWSHYRSRRLDAEVLADAIGGLTGAYESFSSRIPEPYAFWPDDFHAVQNPDASVTTGFLETFGRPARDSSFEYERNRHSSMAQALWLLDSDGLNNKIEKKDGGVRALYKKYNKDLPALADECYLALLSRHPTGAEKDTVSRYFENNKDKLKAAHDLVWALINTKEFLYNH; encoded by the coding sequence ATGAATAATGGAAAAAATGCCGCCCGCGCATCACGCCGTTTTCTTTATACATTATTCATTATACATTTTTTATTATCCTTCGACGTTATCGCCGAAGGCGCGCTCAATGTCACCCCCGCGAAGATCACCGCCGCTCCCGGCGAGGAAATCGCGCTCAAATTCAACCACGCCGGCGCCGCCAAATCCGCCCCCGGGACGCATTCCTCCGACACCTCCGTCGCGACCATCGACTCCGCCGGGCGCGTGCGCGCCGTCTCGCCGGGCCGGGCGCTGCTGAGCCTCCGCGCCGGGGATGAATTCGTCACCATCCCGGTGCTCGTCCGCCGCGAGTTGCCCGCCGGCGTCGTTTTTCCCGCCACCGACGATTCGCATCCCATCGACGCCGCGGTGAACAAAAACCTCCGCGCCCTCGGCCTCGTTCCCTCCGCCCTCTGCACCGACGAGGAATTCCTGCGCCGCGCCTGCATCGACCTGATGGGCGCACCGCCGCCGCCGGACAAGGCGCGCGAATTTCTCGCCGACACCTCGCCCGCCAAGCGCGCCGCGCTCGTGGACTGGATTTTCACGCGCCCCGAATACGCCGACTACTGGGCCATGAAATGGGGCGACGTGCTCCGCGTGAAAAGCGAGTTCCCCAGCAACCTCTGGCCCAACGCCGTCCAGTCCTACCACGCGTGGCTGCGCTCCGCCGTCGCCGCCAACATGCCCTACGACCGGATGACGCGCGCCCTGCTTCTCACCAGCGGCAGCAACTTCCGCGACCCGCCCGCCAACTTCTATCGCGCCATGCAAAAGCGCTCGCCCGAGAACATCGCCTCGCTCGCCGCCGTCGCGTTCATGGGCGCGCGCCTCGAGTTCGACGCCGCGCCGAAATATTCCTACGCCGCGTGGACGCGCGGGCAGTCGCTCGGCCTGGCCTCGTTTTTCAATACCGTCAAATACAAGCGCACCGGCGAGTGGAAGGAGGAGATCGTCCTCTTCGCGCCGAATTGGATCCAATACAAGGCCCCCGGCACCGGCGAGGTCGTCACCCCCGCCTTCCCCGACGGCCAGGCCGTCGAGCAGACCGCGCGCAAAAACCCGCTCAAGCTTTTCGCCGACTGGCTCACCGCGCCCGAAAATCCCTGGTATGCGCGCCACGCCGCCAACCGCCACTGGGCCGCGCTTTTCGGCCGCGGCATCACCTCGCCCGTGGACGACGTGCGCCCGAGCAACCCGCCGTCCAACCCCGAACTGCTCGACCTGCTCGCCGCCCGCCTTGTCGAAACCAACTACGACCTGCGCGACCTCCTGCGCTTCATCGTCACCTCGCAAACCTACCAGCGCTCCAGCCTGCGCAACGAGTGGAACCGCTCCGACACGCAAAACTGGTCGCATTACCGCTCCCGCCGCCTCGACGCCGAGGTGCTCGCCGACGCCATCGGCGGCCTGACCGGCGCCTACGAGTCGTTCTCCAGCCGCATCCCCGAGCCCTACGCGTTCTGGCCCGACGATTTCCACGCCGTGCAAAACCCCGACGCCAGCGTGACGACCGGCTTCCTCGAAACGTTCGGCCGCCCCGCGCGCGACTCGTCCTTTGAATACGAGCGCAACCGCCATTCCTCGATGGCGCAGGCCCTGTGGCTGCTGGATTCCGACGGATTGAACAACAAAATAGAAAAAAAGGACGGCGGGGTGCGCGCCTTGTATAAAAAATACAACAAGGACCTCCCCGCGCTCGCCGACGAGTGCTACCTCGCGCTGCTCTCCCGCCACCCGACCGGCGCCGAAAAAGACACCGTCTCCCGCTATTTCGAGAACAACAAGGACAAGCTGAAAGCCGCCCATGACCTCGTCTGGGCGCTGATAAACACAAAGGAGTTTTTATATAATCACTGA
- a CDS encoding translation initiation inhibitor: protein MQKHPEPFSRTALPSLPLMPSSMSSPQAPAPCPTASPANAVFAAPLGGGLVSLTAPARDGESAGDLLTRLERAVLARGLEVVQATMFCDPQLGADMRAASDFPITWLGRHDTPEGDVRGGRVTALPAGNFTRVRDETGQICGATWRTNDARYLLLGALIPPDLTAPRAAQAAALWRHLQASLGREGFAMSNLVRTWFFNDHILDWYDDFNRVRNAFFTEHNVFGTLVPASTGVGACNADGAALTVDALAVAPLDGRVDITAVASPLQCAAYDYKSAFSRAVECREAGGARHLLVSGTASIEPGGRTAHVGDLDAQIDLSLRVVAAILESRGMGWDDVARAILYFPHIAWMERWEARRAAMGLPEIPATFAHCDICRDDLLFEIELDAWKEAEK, encoded by the coding sequence GTGCAAAAACACCCGGAACCCTTCTCCCGCACCGCGCTCCCGTCCCTGCCGCTCATGCCCTCGTCCATGTCCTCCCCGCAAGCTCCCGCACCCTGCCCGACCGCGTCACCCGCGAATGCCGTCTTCGCCGCCCCGCTGGGCGGCGGTCTCGTTTCCCTCACCGCCCCGGCGCGGGACGGCGAGTCGGCCGGCGACTTGCTCACGCGGCTCGAGCGCGCCGTCCTCGCGCGCGGGTTGGAAGTGGTGCAGGCAACTATGTTCTGCGATCCGCAGCTCGGCGCGGACATGCGCGCGGCCTCGGATTTCCCGATCACATGGCTCGGCCGTCACGACACCCCGGAAGGCGATGTGCGCGGCGGACGCGTCACGGCCCTGCCCGCCGGAAACTTCACCCGCGTGCGCGATGAGACCGGACAAATCTGCGGCGCCACATGGCGGACAAACGATGCGCGTTATCTATTGCTCGGCGCGCTCATCCCGCCCGATCTCACCGCTCCGCGCGCCGCCCAAGCCGCGGCGCTGTGGCGTCATTTGCAGGCGAGCCTCGGACGCGAGGGCTTCGCGATGTCGAATCTTGTGCGCACGTGGTTTTTCAACGACCACATCCTCGATTGGTACGACGATTTCAACCGGGTGCGAAACGCGTTCTTCACCGAGCACAACGTCTTTGGCACGCTCGTTCCCGCCAGCACCGGCGTGGGCGCGTGCAACGCCGATGGCGCCGCTCTCACGGTCGATGCCCTTGCCGTCGCCCCCCTCGACGGCCGGGTGGACATCACCGCCGTCGCCTCCCCGCTGCAATGCGCGGCCTACGACTACAAGAGCGCCTTCAGCCGCGCCGTCGAATGCCGCGAGGCCGGCGGCGCGCGCCATCTGCTCGTCTCCGGCACCGCCAGCATCGAACCGGGCGGGCGCACCGCCCACGTCGGCGACCTCGACGCGCAAATCGACCTCTCGCTCCGCGTCGTCGCCGCCATCCTCGAATCGCGAGGCATGGGCTGGGATGATGTGGCACGCGCGATCCTGTATTTTCCGCACATCGCCTGGATGGAGCGTTGGGAGGCGCGCCGCGCCGCGATGGGCCTGCCGGAGATCCCCGCGACCTTCGCGCACTGCGACATCTGTCGCGACGATCTGCTTTTCGAAATCGAACTCGATGCATGGAAGGAGGCCGAAAAATGA